Proteins co-encoded in one Bacillus paramycoides genomic window:
- a CDS encoding DUF1878 family protein: MDVVRRLEQAEYYVDLLFKMIDEEKCPFYSLIIKKKARKKDIERILNLCEILNEQYVVEKAEGLLLFDALLDQFEKALPHQLEVHETAEALAKQGLFKPLMNEFLSMIAKK, translated from the coding sequence ATGGACGTTGTTAGAAGATTAGAACAAGCTGAATACTACGTAGACCTACTATTTAAAATGATTGATGAAGAAAAGTGTCCATTTTATTCTTTGATCATAAAGAAAAAAGCTCGTAAAAAAGATATTGAACGTATACTAAATCTTTGTGAAATACTGAACGAGCAATATGTAGTGGAGAAGGCAGAAGGGCTTCTTTTGTTCGATGCGCTGTTAGATCAATTTGAAAAAGCGCTTCCACATCAGCTCGAAGTACACGAAACTGCGGAAGCGCTAGCAAAACAAGGTTTATTTAAGCCGCTTATGAATGAATTCTTAAGCATGATTGCGAAAAAATAA